From the genome of Nicotiana sylvestris chromosome 1, ASM39365v2, whole genome shotgun sequence:
ttaaaactccatgtacttggcattgatgacatttacgcacaaaactgatacaatctcgccccatggtgagccaataataacatgcccgaagaatcttctttgccaaaatgtacccactcatgtgcggccTGTAAACTCTGGAATGTatttcggtcatgatagtcgtggcctgtgtagcatctatgcatctaAACAATCCatgatctggagtccttttgcacaaaactcctccactgaagaaaaatccacttgccaaatgacgaattgttctcttttgatcacatgtggcttgtactggatacaccccatCTTGATATACTCTCTGATGTCatagaaccatggttcaccatcaattTCCTCCTTAATCATATagtagtaagcatgctgatcacgaatctgaatatgcaaagggtcaacataagccttatatggatgatgtaacatcgacaccaaggtagccaaagcatcggcgatcTCATTAtagatccttggaatgtgcctgaattctattaaTCGAAactgctgacaaagatcatgcacaCAATATCGATAcagtataagctttaaatcccttgtctcccattctccttcaatctggtgcactagaaggtccgagtcccccaagaccaagacttcttggattcccatatctacagctagccTTAGTACCAGAAttcatgcctcgtactcagccatgttgttggtacagtagaaTCGTAGTTGggctgtaacagggtagtgattcCCTGTTTTAAAAATAAGCACTGCCTCTATcccgacacctttcatgttagcagctccatcaaataAAAGTTTCCGACCTGGTTTTTCAACCTGCTCCACCTCGTCAATAtgtatcacctcttcatcgggaaaataagttcttaatggttcatattcctcatcgactagGTTcttggccaaatgatcggccaatgcttggtcTTTCATCGCCATTCGAGTCACATATATTATGTCAAAATCTATGAGCAAGATccgccactttgcaagcctt
Proteins encoded in this window:
- the LOC138891155 gene encoding uncharacterized protein: MGIQEVLVLGDSDLLVHQIEGEWETRDLKLILYRYCVHDLCQQFRLIEFRHIPRIYNEIADALATLVSMLHHPYKAYVDPLHIQIRDQHAYYYMIKEEIDGEPWFYDIREYIKMGCIQYKPHVIKREQFVIWQVDFSSVEEFCAKGLQIMDCLDA